A DNA window from Pyrus communis chromosome 3, drPyrComm1.1, whole genome shotgun sequence contains the following coding sequences:
- the LOC137728798 gene encoding myb family transcription factor PHL7-like isoform X3, whose product MDLVSGGNSLNNPNLASKQRLRWTRELHERFVDAVAQLGGPDRATPKGVLRVMGVQGLTIYHVKSHLQKYRLAKYLPDSSSDGKKADKKEPGDVLSNLDGSSGMQITEALKLQMEVQKRLHEQLEVQRQLQLRIEAQGKYLKKIIEEQQRLSGVLSEAPGSGHLARLSSDNCPESDNKTDPATPAPTSECPLQDKAAKECVPAKSISIDESFSSHREPLTPDSGCHVGSPAESPKVERLTKKRWVNIGEPFTDPEAVLTHQILESSLNSSYQQGHTAFLPREQFHPSSGISFRNENQLEKDAGSDM is encoded by the exons ATGGATCTCGTCAGTGGAGGAAACAGTCTCAACAATCCTAACCTTGCCTCAAAACAGCGATTGCGTTGGACACGCGAGCTTCATGAACGCTTTGTTGATGCTGTGGCACAACTTGGTGGCCCAGATC GTGCTACGCCTAAAGGTGTGTTGAGAGTGATGGGTGTACAAGGTTTAACCATATACCATGTAAAAAGCCATTTACAG AAATATCGACTTGCAAAATACCTACCAGACTCCTCATCTGATG GGAAAAAAGCTGACAAGAAAGAACCTGGGGATGTGCTTTCCAATTTGGATGGTTCATC TGGAATGCAAATCACAGAAGCACTCAAGCTGCAGATGGAGGTGCAGAAGCGACTACATGAGCAATTAGAG GTACAGAGACAGCTACAGTTACGGATAGAAGCCCAAGGTAAATACTTGAAGAAAATTATTGAAGAGCAGCAGCGACTTAGTGGAGTTCTTTCAGAAGCACCTGGCTCTGGGCACTTAGCTCGTTTGTCAAGTGACAATTGCCCAGAATCTGACAACAAGACTGATCCTGCAACTCCTGCCCCGACCTCAGAGTGCCCCCTCCAAGACAAGGCCGCCAAGGAATGTGTGCCAGCCAAGAGCATTTCCATTGATGAATCTTTCTCATCGCATCGTGAACCCTTAACTCCAGATTCTGGTTGTCATGTTGGTTCTCCAGCTGAGAGTCCAAAAGTAGAGAGGTTGACAAAGAAGCGATGGGTTAACATAGGTGAACCATTCACTGATCCAGAAGCGGTGCTTACACACCAGATACTAGAGTCGAGCTTAAACTCTTCCTACCAGCAAGGACATACAGCTTTCCTGCCTAGGGAGCAGTTTCATCCCTCATCCGGGATTTCATTCAGGAATGAAAATCAATTGGAAAAAGATGCAGGCAGTGACATGTAG
- the LOC137728798 gene encoding myb family transcription factor PHL7-like isoform X1: MMEETRSVVRVGVINTMDLVSGGNSLNNPNLASKQRLRWTRELHERFVDAVAQLGGPDRATPKGVLRVMGVQGLTIYHVKSHLQKYRLAKYLPDSSSDGKKADKKEPGDVLSNLDGSSGMQITEALKLQMEVQKRLHEQLEVQRQLQLRIEAQGKYLKKIIEEQQRLSGVLSEAPGSGHLARLSSDNCPESDNKTDPATPAPTSECPLQDKAAKECVPAKSISIDESFSSHREPLTPDSGCHVGSPAESPKVERLTKKRWVNIGEPFTDPEAVLTHQILESSLNSSYQQGHTAFLPREQFHPSSGISFRNENQLEKDAGSDM; this comes from the exons ATGATGGAGGAGACTAGATCCGTCGTCCGAGTTGG TGTCATCAACACAATGGATCTCGTCAGTGGAGGAAACAGTCTCAACAATCCTAACCTTGCCTCAAAACAGCGATTGCGTTGGACACGCGAGCTTCATGAACGCTTTGTTGATGCTGTGGCACAACTTGGTGGCCCAGATC GTGCTACGCCTAAAGGTGTGTTGAGAGTGATGGGTGTACAAGGTTTAACCATATACCATGTAAAAAGCCATTTACAG AAATATCGACTTGCAAAATACCTACCAGACTCCTCATCTGATG GGAAAAAAGCTGACAAGAAAGAACCTGGGGATGTGCTTTCCAATTTGGATGGTTCATC TGGAATGCAAATCACAGAAGCACTCAAGCTGCAGATGGAGGTGCAGAAGCGACTACATGAGCAATTAGAG GTACAGAGACAGCTACAGTTACGGATAGAAGCCCAAGGTAAATACTTGAAGAAAATTATTGAAGAGCAGCAGCGACTTAGTGGAGTTCTTTCAGAAGCACCTGGCTCTGGGCACTTAGCTCGTTTGTCAAGTGACAATTGCCCAGAATCTGACAACAAGACTGATCCTGCAACTCCTGCCCCGACCTCAGAGTGCCCCCTCCAAGACAAGGCCGCCAAGGAATGTGTGCCAGCCAAGAGCATTTCCATTGATGAATCTTTCTCATCGCATCGTGAACCCTTAACTCCAGATTCTGGTTGTCATGTTGGTTCTCCAGCTGAGAGTCCAAAAGTAGAGAGGTTGACAAAGAAGCGATGGGTTAACATAGGTGAACCATTCACTGATCCAGAAGCGGTGCTTACACACCAGATACTAGAGTCGAGCTTAAACTCTTCCTACCAGCAAGGACATACAGCTTTCCTGCCTAGGGAGCAGTTTCATCCCTCATCCGGGATTTCATTCAGGAATGAAAATCAATTGGAAAAAGATGCAGGCAGTGACATGTAG
- the LOC137728798 gene encoding myb family transcription factor PHL7-like isoform X2: MMEETRSVVRVGVINTMDLVSGGNSLNNPNLASKQRLRWTRELHERFVDAVAQLGGPDRATPKGVLRVMGVQGLTIYHVKSHLQKYRLAKYLPDSSSDADKKEPGDVLSNLDGSSGMQITEALKLQMEVQKRLHEQLEVQRQLQLRIEAQGKYLKKIIEEQQRLSGVLSEAPGSGHLARLSSDNCPESDNKTDPATPAPTSECPLQDKAAKECVPAKSISIDESFSSHREPLTPDSGCHVGSPAESPKVERLTKKRWVNIGEPFTDPEAVLTHQILESSLNSSYQQGHTAFLPREQFHPSSGISFRNENQLEKDAGSDM, encoded by the exons ATGATGGAGGAGACTAGATCCGTCGTCCGAGTTGG TGTCATCAACACAATGGATCTCGTCAGTGGAGGAAACAGTCTCAACAATCCTAACCTTGCCTCAAAACAGCGATTGCGTTGGACACGCGAGCTTCATGAACGCTTTGTTGATGCTGTGGCACAACTTGGTGGCCCAGATC GTGCTACGCCTAAAGGTGTGTTGAGAGTGATGGGTGTACAAGGTTTAACCATATACCATGTAAAAAGCCATTTACAG AAATATCGACTTGCAAAATACCTACCAGACTCCTCATCTGATG CTGACAAGAAAGAACCTGGGGATGTGCTTTCCAATTTGGATGGTTCATC TGGAATGCAAATCACAGAAGCACTCAAGCTGCAGATGGAGGTGCAGAAGCGACTACATGAGCAATTAGAG GTACAGAGACAGCTACAGTTACGGATAGAAGCCCAAGGTAAATACTTGAAGAAAATTATTGAAGAGCAGCAGCGACTTAGTGGAGTTCTTTCAGAAGCACCTGGCTCTGGGCACTTAGCTCGTTTGTCAAGTGACAATTGCCCAGAATCTGACAACAAGACTGATCCTGCAACTCCTGCCCCGACCTCAGAGTGCCCCCTCCAAGACAAGGCCGCCAAGGAATGTGTGCCAGCCAAGAGCATTTCCATTGATGAATCTTTCTCATCGCATCGTGAACCCTTAACTCCAGATTCTGGTTGTCATGTTGGTTCTCCAGCTGAGAGTCCAAAAGTAGAGAGGTTGACAAAGAAGCGATGGGTTAACATAGGTGAACCATTCACTGATCCAGAAGCGGTGCTTACACACCAGATACTAGAGTCGAGCTTAAACTCTTCCTACCAGCAAGGACATACAGCTTTCCTGCCTAGGGAGCAGTTTCATCCCTCATCCGGGATTTCATTCAGGAATGAAAATCAATTGGAAAAAGATGCAGGCAGTGACATGTAG
- the LOC137728674 gene encoding protein PHR1-LIKE 2-like — protein sequence MFPGLMHEGGGMVGGEDMQMQGHSHRGGGDPCLVLTSDPKPRLRWTADLHERFVDAVTQLGGSSKATPKAIMRTMNVKGLTLFHLKSHLQKYRLGKQSGKDMTDISKDASYLLESPGTGNSSPNLPTSDLNEGYEVKEALRAQMEVQSKLHVQVEAEKHLQIRQDAERRYMAMLERACKMLADQFIGGSVTDTDSHKCHGSGNKNPKGSSIDMLGFYTLQSTDVVGVHGPDEELPISIHTQRADCSTESCLTSHESPGGLTLEGSPGGGKKRMLSLDTGNGSLVWGEAKVRTQEINLAPIDPPRGIARYGM from the exons atGTTTCCTGGACTGATGCACGAAGGAGGAGGCATGGTTGGTGGAGAAGATATGCAAATGCAAGGTCACAGTCACAGGGGAGGTGGAGATCCTTGTCTCGTTTTAACTTCCGATCCCAAACCCCGTCTTCGTTGGACGGCTGACCTTCACGAACGATTTGTCGATGCCGTCACTCAGCTCGGCGGTTCCTCCA AAGCTACGCCAAAGGCTATTATGCGGACAATGAATGTCAAGGGCCTCACACTTTTTCATTTGAAGAGTCACCTGcag AAATACagactaggtaagcaatcagggaaggaTATGACCGATATATCCAAGGATG CTTCCTACCTTCTAGAAAGCCCTGGTACCGGCAATTCTTCACCAAATTTGCCAACTTCTGATTTGAATGA GGGTTATGAAGTTAAGGAGGCATTGCGAGCACAGATGGAAGTGCAAAGTAAATTACATGTGCAAGTTGAG GCTGAGAAGCACTTGCAGATTCGCCAGGATGCAGAACGAAGATATATGGCCATGCTTGAGAGAGCTTGTAAGATGCTTGCTGATCAATTCATTGGAGGTTCAGTTACTGATACAGACAGCCATAAATGTCATGGGTCGGGAAATAAGAACCCAAAAGGTTCCTCCATTGACATGCTTGGCTTCTACACATTGCAATCCACAGATGTAGTTGGGGTTCATGGTCCAGATGAAGAGCTGCCAATTAGTATCCATACCCAGAGAGCTGATTGCTCCACTGAAAGCTGCCTCACGTCACATGAGAGCCCTGGAGGACTGACCTTGGAAGGATCTCCAGGTGGTGGGAAAAAAAGAATGTTGAGCTTGGACACCGGCAATGGATCTTTAGTTTGGGGCGAAGCCAAGGTGAGAACCCAAGAGATTAATCTAGCCCCAATTGATCCTCCTCGTGGGATTGCTAGGTATGGCATGTAG